One Chlamydia ibidis 10-1398/6 genomic window, CAAGCTACTCCTTTAGGACGCAGCACAGAAGAAAGTTGACAAGCGATTCTTTCATAAAATTCAATTCCTTTGGATCCAGCCACCAGAGCTTTCCAGGGCTCGTGACACCGAACTTCAGGGTCTGTATGAAAAATTTCATTCAATGCTAAATAAGGAGGGTTACAAACGAAAGCATCTGCCAAATCAGTGTAAGGAGCAAATAAATCTCCCATTAATACTTCCACCGAAAGCTGATTTTTCTTAGCATTGCATTTTGCTAGTTCAACAGCTTTTGGACAAATATCCGAAAGGACTACGTCTAGGTTGGGACAAGCTTTCTTAATCGCCAACCCCAAACACCCACTACCACAACATACATCATAAAAAAGCTGTATTTCAGGATGCCTTCTGATGTATTGAATAATTCTATCTGCAAGTAGTTCGGTTTCCATCCTAGGTATTAACACGTTAGTGTTGACTTCTAACTCTAACTCTAAAAATCGCACTTCTCCGTGAATATAAGCTAAAGGTACATGGCAGGCACGCTTACCAAGACGGAGCCAGTATTCTGATAACTTGGCTGTGGAAATGGAGATTTCAAAAAGCATACACCTAGAAGCTATGCCCAAGCAATCCATTAACAGATACTCAGCCTCCATCCTAGGATTCGCTATCCCATGATAATCCAGGTACTTTTCTGCCTCACTAAGAATCTTCTTTACTTCCATGCTGTAAACGCTGATGATGAGCATGACTGACCAAAGCCGTGGTAATAGCATCCAAATCACCCTGCATAACTTTATCCAAGTTATAGAGAGTCAATCCAATTCTATGATCAGTTACACGGTTTTGTGGGAAATTATACGTGCGAATCCTCTCAGAACGATCTCCGCTACCAACTTGAGATGATCGCATAGCCGAAGCTTCTTTCTGACGCTTTTGCACTTCCGCATCTCGAATACGCGCTTTTAAAATACGCATTGCCTTGGCCTTATTTTTATGCTGACTACGCTCATCTTGACAACTGACTACGACTCCCGTAGGCAGGTGGGTAATACGAACAGCGGAATCTGTAACATTGACATGCTGCCCTCCAGCACCAGAAGCCCGGAAAGTATCTATTTTTAAATCCTTCTCATCAATAACGATATCTTCTTCTTCCGGAGCTTCGGGCAGCACAGCTACAGTAATAGCCGATGTGTGCACACGACCTTGAGTTTCAGTTTCTGGAACTCTTTGCACCCTATGCGTACCAGCTTCATACTGCAGAAAACGTTTTACCGCCCCTCCAGAAATACCC contains:
- the prmC gene encoding peptide chain release factor N(5)-glutamine methyltransferase — encoded protein: MEVKKILSEAEKYLDYHGIANPRMEAEYLLMDCLGIASRCMLFEISISTAKLSEYWLRLGKRACHVPLAYIHGEVRFLELELEVNTNVLIPRMETELLADRIIQYIRRHPEIQLFYDVCCGSGCLGLAIKKACPNLDVVLSDICPKAVELAKCNAKKNQLSVEVLMGDLFAPYTDLADAFVCNPPYLALNEIFHTDPEVRCHEPWKALVAGSKGIEFYERIACQLSSVLRPKGVAWLEIGYKQGAIVKKIFSDLGVVGEVYQDLSGLDRIFFLENHGCNAVSFCNYS
- the prfA gene encoding peptide chain release factor 1, which encodes MKEKILEYLKRLEEVELQISSPDIFNDPKEYSALSKEHARLTELKNVYQESLQLEKIIQDDRKALQLEKDPEMIAMLEEGIANEKVDLEKLYKTLESLLVPPDPDDDLNVIMELRAGTGGDEAALFVGDCVRMYHFYANSKGWKCEVLSVSESDLGGYKEYVMGISGGAVKRFLQYEAGTHRVQRVPETETQGRVHTSAITVAVLPEAPEEEDIVIDEKDLKIDTFRASGAGGQHVNVTDSAVRITHLPTGVVVSCQDERSQHKNKAKAMRILKARIRDAEVQKRQKEASAMRSSQVGSGDRSERIRTYNFPQNRVTDHRIGLTLYNLDKVMQGDLDAITTALVSHAHHQRLQHGSKEDS